One Paenibacillus crassostreae DNA segment encodes these proteins:
- a CDS encoding MBL fold metallo-hydrolase has protein sequence MLIPIHVWIVKDEDGVTLVDAGIPFMAKGIQQFIETLNAGPLKRVMLTHGHGDHTGAILKILNVTQVPIFAHRIEIPYIEGELPYPRRKKAAISIPKQITQALPETNQGVLQTMGGLTPYLTPGHSPGHVVYYHQQDQVLLAGDLFTAKKGELRKPMAMFTADMTEAIRSSSIVREIKPLRLEVCHGSSVLQPANQLDTYLKS, from the coding sequence ATGTTAATTCCGATTCACGTCTGGATTGTTAAAGATGAGGATGGCGTAACCTTGGTCGATGCTGGAATACCTTTCATGGCAAAAGGTATTCAACAATTTATCGAAACATTAAATGCAGGCCCACTAAAAAGAGTTATGTTAACCCATGGGCATGGCGATCATACTGGAGCAATCCTAAAAATACTAAATGTCACACAAGTCCCTATATTCGCTCATAGAATTGAAATCCCTTATATCGAAGGCGAGCTTCCCTATCCTCGTAGAAAAAAGGCAGCTATCTCTATTCCAAAACAAATAACTCAAGCCCTTCCGGAGACAAACCAAGGTGTGCTTCAAACTATGGGAGGGTTAACACCATACTTAACTCCCGGACACTCACCCGGTCATGTCGTATATTATCATCAACAAGATCAAGTTCTATTGGCTGGAGATCTTTTCACTGCTAAAAAAGGGGAACTTCGAAAACCAATGGCGATGTTTACTGCCGATATGACTGAAGCGATCCGAAGCAGTTCTATAGTGCGTGAAATAAAACCACTACGTCTTGAAGTCTGTCATGGCTCATCGGTTCTCCAACCTGCGAATCAGTTAGATACCTATTTAAAGTCATAA
- a CDS encoding TetR/AcrR family transcriptional regulator, producing the protein MLTKQELRSQETKKEIIKAAGQLFASQGFDSVTMREIAKMAGCSHTTIYIYYKDKEDLLHQLAMPPLQALNTQMESILQQIDLSPEERLRTISLEFIRFCLLHRNIYTTFIGVKASRVDLEESANGINTMRISIFNLLKKALRTCFAIENDEHLLMYSRIYFFNLHGIVNTYTHSEESIVSLMERLLPTFEESLDVLFIGISEKIKGVNKN; encoded by the coding sequence ATGTTAACTAAACAGGAACTTCGCTCACAAGAGACCAAGAAAGAGATTATTAAAGCAGCCGGACAACTCTTCGCTTCGCAAGGATTTGATTCGGTCACGATGCGGGAGATCGCCAAGATGGCAGGTTGTTCTCATACTACGATATATATTTATTACAAGGATAAGGAAGATCTTCTACATCAACTCGCTATGCCACCACTACAAGCATTAAATACTCAGATGGAGAGTATTCTACAACAAATCGACTTATCACCAGAAGAAAGACTTAGAACGATAAGCCTTGAATTCATTCGATTTTGCTTATTACATCGGAACATTTACACGACATTTATAGGCGTAAAGGCATCACGTGTGGATCTTGAAGAATCAGCGAATGGCATTAACACCATGCGGATTTCAATATTTAATCTATTAAAAAAGGCACTTCGAACTTGTTTTGCTATTGAAAATGACGAACATCTCTTAATGTACAGCCGCATTTATTTTTTCAACTTACATGGCATCGTAAACACATATACTCATTCCGAAGAATCAATTGTGAGCTTAATGGAGAGATTGTTACCCACTTTTGAAGAATCACTTGATGTGCTATTCATCGGGATATCAGAAAAAATCAAGGGAGTGAACAAAAATTAA
- a CDS encoding LacI family DNA-binding transcriptional regulator: MHKEKITIQDIADSLGISRNTASKALNSNQSIPEETRNKVIKKAIELKYKQFAYVESDHIIPKNAGNIALLTCNQPTSSHFGSLLISGLEKRISDEGFNLSIHIVRNTDIKALVLPNNFDISKVDGIICIEMFDLNYSELLNNLRIPTIFIDCAANSFYPEFNADLLLMENEHSTYYITKKLIDNGSTSIGFIGDYNHCKSFNERWIGFNRALTESKLQLDLSLCIVVPDKYFFSEPDWIDKLLDGMTNLPSAFICANDFIAVSVMKSLKSKNVKIPDDIVICGFDDTPESIIVEPHLSTVHIFNNEMGIIAAEMLLSRIKDPLKPYQVTHVRTKPIFRDSTGTLKK; the protein is encoded by the coding sequence ATGCACAAAGAAAAAATAACGATACAAGATATCGCTGATTCTCTAGGGATATCCCGGAATACCGCCTCCAAGGCTCTCAATAGTAATCAAAGCATTCCTGAAGAAACACGAAATAAGGTTATTAAAAAAGCTATTGAATTGAAATATAAACAATTCGCTTATGTGGAAAGTGATCATATCATTCCCAAAAACGCTGGTAACATTGCACTATTGACATGTAATCAGCCCACCAGTTCACATTTCGGTTCATTACTAATAAGCGGACTTGAGAAAAGAATAAGTGATGAAGGTTTCAATTTATCTATTCATATTGTTCGGAATACCGATATAAAGGCTCTAGTTCTTCCTAACAATTTTGACATATCTAAGGTTGATGGGATCATTTGTATTGAAATGTTTGACTTGAACTATAGTGAACTACTCAATAATTTAAGAATCCCTACTATCTTTATAGATTGTGCGGCAAATTCCTTTTACCCCGAATTCAATGCAGATTTATTATTAATGGAAAATGAACATAGTACTTACTACATCACTAAGAAGTTAATTGATAACGGATCTACAAGTATCGGATTTATTGGCGATTATAATCATTGTAAGAGCTTTAACGAGAGATGGATTGGGTTTAATAGAGCTTTAACAGAATCTAAACTTCAACTAGACTTATCCCTCTGCATCGTCGTGCCGGATAAGTACTTTTTCTCTGAGCCTGACTGGATAGATAAGTTATTGGATGGTATGACAAACTTGCCGTCAGCATTCATCTGCGCAAATGATTTCATTGCCGTTAGTGTAATGAAGTCTTTAAAAAGTAAAAATGTTAAAATACCCGATGACATCGTTATTTGCGGCTTTGATGACACACCCGAGTCAATCATTGTGGAACCACATCTATCCACAGTGCATATATTTAATAACGAAATGGGTATCATAGCTGCTGAGATGTTACTTTCGAGGATAAAGGACCCATTGAAACCTTATCAAGTCACGCATGTCAGAACGAAGCCGATATTTAGAGATTCTACGGGGACACTCAAAAAATAA